From Saccharibacillus brassicae:
AGCGTTATTTTGCGGAAAATAACATCAACCTGGTCATGGAGCGCGGCGACGAAGAAATTTTGCGCCAGCACACCGTCGACTTTATCTCGTTCAGCTATTACACGTCGCTGGTGGCGGCGGCCGATCCGAGCCGATACGGCGTCACCGGCGGCAATCTGTACAGCACGATCAAGAACCCGAACCTGCCCGTGACCCAATGGGGCTGGCATCTCGATCCCGTCGGCCTGCGCACGGCGCTCAAAGATATGTACGACCGCTACCAGGTGCCGCTGTTCATCGTGGAGAACGGCCTGGGCGCCAAAGACCATCCGGAAGCCGACGGCTCGATCCACGACGATTACCGGATCGACTATATGCGCCAGCATATTCGGCAGATCGGCGAAGCCGTCCTCGACGGCGTCGACGTGATGGGCTACACCGTCTGGGGCGTGATCGACATCGTCAGCGCCTCCACGTCCGAAATGTCCAAACGCTATGGCCTCATCTACGTGGACCAGGACGACGAAGGAGGCGGCACCTTGAACCGCTCCAGAAAAAAAAGCTTCGACTGGTACAAAAACGTGATCGCGACGAACGGCGCGGAGTTGGACTGAGCGGAGCCTGAGCTTGATGTTGAGCCTGAGTTTGCGAGCGGCGAGACATAGGCCAGCAGAAAGGGAAGAGGGAAGAGGGAAGAGGGAAGAGGGAAAACCTGTTTTCGGACTTGATCCGAAAACAGGTTTTTTTGTTGCAGGCGAAAAATGATAAAAACAGGCTCCCGTCTGCCTCCGCCTACCCAGTTCGACCCAAGTCACTCAAGTCACTCAAGTCACTTAAGTCACTCAACCCAACTCGATCAAGCCAGCCACTCCAACCAAGGTCATTCAATCCAACAAAGCCAGCCAATCTAACTAAAAGCAACGCAAAACGCGGACGCGAACTTCTCGAATCCCATCCTACGATCTTCCGCAGCCTCCCATCGAACCAAAGCCGGATTAACGTCCTGAGAGCACTTATTTTTGAGAAAAAAACGCCAAAATCACAAATAGCTGCGCAGAAGCATTTATTTTGCGGAAAAAAGGAACATTGGCTATGTAGAGGAGGAAATAACTGCTTCTACGCAGTTATTCTTCACAGCGTAGACAAACAGCGGAAATAACTGCCCTCACGCCGTTATTTTATTAAGCAAAGAGCAAACAGACGAAATTTTCACGCAGACTGGCCCGGAATGACAGTTCAGATCACCTAATTTGCCCCCGCAAGTCCAACTTCGTTCGGCTCAAGACCGTATTCAGTCAATTGCAATCCGTTCCATTCGGGTCGAATACGCCCAATCCCGAATAAATCCCCAAAAAAGGCTCCGGCATTTGCGCCGGAGCCTTGATCTTTCTACCTTACCCATCATTCGAAGCGTACAAGCGGAGGGGGATTCCGTGCAGGAACGAATCCCCCCGCAGCGCCCCTTTACGCTTCCTCTACCTCAAACCCGGCCTGTTTCCAAGCCGCCGTTCCGCCGTCGATAAACGCGACGTCGGTGAAGCCCATCATTTTGAGCGCGTAAGCGCCCAGAGCCGCTTGGCCGCCGGCGCCGCACGTCACGAGGATCGGGCGGTTGCGGTCGCTCAGGCGCTCGTCGCGCAGTTCGGCCGGAACGCCGAGATCGGCGCGGATCGGCAGCATGCCGAGCGAAATGTTCGCGCTGCTCGGGATCAGTCCGCATGCGCCCGCATCTGCCGCGTCCTGCACGTCGATGATGAACGTGTTCGGGTTTGCGTTGATTTTCTCGCGAGCTTCCTGGGAAGTAACGGCGGGTACGTTGTTTCGGGCCTGGGTAACCATGTCCGTGAATGTCAAAGCCATCTTGATTCAGCCTCCTAGTGGGTTCGAAGTATAAGCGCCGCGCGTTTTCCACACCGCAGGGAGCGGAAGCGAACGGCGCTTTCCTCACCTATTATACCCATAGAAGCCGCGCCGTCACTAATCCGCAGCGAATCTTCCGGCCGGGAAGTCCGCGGAGGTGCTTAGCGGTTGTCCACTTTTTCCGGATACAGGTCGTGGTTCGTCAGGCGGTTCCACGCCATTTCTTCGTATTTGGTGCCCGGCTTGCCGTAGTTCGTGTACGGATCGATCGAGATGCCGCCGCGCGGCGTGAACTTGCCCCAGACTTCGATATAGCGCGGGTCCATCAGCTTGATCAGGTCGTTCATGATGATGTTCATGCAGTCCTCGTGGAAGTCGCCGTGGTTGCGGAAGCTGAACAGGTACAATTTGAGCGACTTGCTTTCGACCATTTTGACGTCCGGAATGTAGCTGATATAGATCGTGGCAAAATCCGGCTGACCGGTGATCGGGCACAGACTCGTGAACTCCGGGCAGTTGAATTTGACGAAATAATCGCGGTACTCGTGCTTGTTGTCGAACGACTCCAGAATGCCGGGATCGTATTCGAACGTATAGGTTGTGCCCTGGTTGCCCAGCAGCGTCAAATCTTCAAGACCGTCTTGGCGGGAATGGCTCATGGGAATTCTCCTTTGATTGTAAAATAGAGCTGTAAAATATATCGTGAAAAAAGGCGGCTGCGTACCTTACACGCCGCGTTTGTTGCCCCACACGAGCGTGTGCAGCTGCGGAAGCGCCCGGGCGTCTTTGAGATCCGGCAGGTCGGACAATCGTCCGATCAGCCATTCGTAACGCTGCAGCAGCGAAGAGACGTGATCCTGCACTTCGCCAGCTACCTGCGGGTTGCCGGTCTGCAAAATGAACGGCACGTCCGGGTAGCGCTTGTGCACGAAGCGGGCGTAAGTCAGGTCTTCTTCGTCGAAAATGACGATCTTGAGACACAGATCGCGCCGGCCGGAAGCTTCGCGCAGCCGGGCTACGATATCGTCCAGCACGTCGAAATCGGTCTCCATACCCGAGCTCGGCGGCTTGGGCGACAGCGTCACTTCGTCGATCCGCACGAGCCAGTCCTGCCAGCGCGAACCTTGCGTTTCGACGGCGGTCCGGATGCCGCGTCCGTGCAGCTCCTGGATCAGGTAGGCGATTTGCGGCAGCAGCAGCGGATTGCCGCCGGAGATCGTCACGTGATCGAAGGTGTCGCCGCCGAGATCAAGCAGTTCGTCGACGATCTGCTCCGGCGAGAGCATGCGGATCTGGTCTTTGGCGCTGCCGTCCCACGTGAACTTGGAATCGCACCACGAGCAGCGGTAATCGCAGCCGGCCGTGCGGACGAACATCGTTTTGCGGCCGATCGACATGCCTTCGCCCTGAATGGTCGGACCGAACACTTCGAGGACGGGAATCGGGCGGGAGGAGGCGGAGACGTTCATCGTTCCATCCACTCCCGTCGGGCTTCCGCGTAGGACGTCGGCGTTTCGAACAGGCGGACGAATTCGGTGCGGGCTTCGAGGTGCGCATAACGTTCCGAAGCGAGAGCGTCTTCCATCTGCTCGTAGATCCAGACGACCATATTCTCCGCCGTCGTGTTCATAAGCGGCAGCGTCTCGTTGAGGTAGCGGTGGTCCAGATACGTCTCGATCTCTTCTTTCCAGATCTGCTTGATCTCGCCGAAATCGACCGCGATGCCGTTGGCGGACGGAATCGCCGAGAGGCCGAATACGACTTCGTACGTGTGGCCGTGCAGGTTTTTGCATTTGCCTTCGTAATCGTGCAGATGATGGGCGGCGTCGAAAGTAAACGATTTGCTCACCAGCACGCGCTTGCGGTGGTAGCGCAGCTGCTCGCCGGAGATGTCTTCGCCGAACACCTGAAGCCGCTCCACGATCTGGTAAGGGCCCGGACTGCGCCGCTGTTGTTCGCGTTCGCTCATACCGTCGCCTGCCGTTCCCCGACGTATTTGTCGAGACCGGCGCGGCGCAGCTGACAGGCCGGGCATTCGC
This genomic window contains:
- a CDS encoding rhodanese-like domain-containing protein, whose amino-acid sequence is MALTFTDMVTQARNNVPAVTSQEAREKINANPNTFIIDVQDAADAGACGLIPSSANISLGMLPIRADLGVPAELRDERLSDRNRPILVTCGAGGQAALGAYALKMMGFTDVAFIDGGTAAWKQAGFEVEEA
- the queF gene encoding preQ(1) synthase; the encoded protein is MSHSRQDGLEDLTLLGNQGTTYTFEYDPGILESFDNKHEYRDYFVKFNCPEFTSLCPITGQPDFATIYISYIPDVKMVESKSLKLYLFSFRNHGDFHEDCMNIIMNDLIKLMDPRYIEVWGKFTPRGGISIDPYTNYGKPGTKYEEMAWNRLTNHDLYPEKVDNR
- the queE gene encoding 7-carboxy-7-deazaguanine synthase QueE; protein product: MNVSASSRPIPVLEVFGPTIQGEGMSIGRKTMFVRTAGCDYRCSWCDSKFTWDGSAKDQIRMLSPEQIVDELLDLGGDTFDHVTISGGNPLLLPQIAYLIQELHGRGIRTAVETQGSRWQDWLVRIDEVTLSPKPPSSGMETDFDVLDDIVARLREASGRRDLCLKIVIFDEEDLTYARFVHKRYPDVPFILQTGNPQVAGEVQDHVSSLLQRYEWLIGRLSDLPDLKDARALPQLHTLVWGNKRGV
- the queD gene encoding 6-carboxytetrahydropterin synthase QueD, coding for MSEREQQRRSPGPYQIVERLQVFGEDISGEQLRYHRKRVLVSKSFTFDAAHHLHDYEGKCKNLHGHTYEVVFGLSAIPSANGIAVDFGEIKQIWKEEIETYLDHRYLNETLPLMNTTAENMVVWIYEQMEDALASERYAHLEARTEFVRLFETPTSYAEARREWMER